Below is a genomic region from bacterium.
GTAAGCCGGTTATCGAAGAGCGTATTACTCCAGTATTTGTTAGTGGCACCTTCGGCAAGCGCGTCGGTCGTGGTCGCATGGAAGTAGGTGTAGAAAGAGGCGTCGAAAGAAGAGGCGTCGAATTTGGCGTTAAGCGCATTTTGCAGATCAGTCTGATCCGAGAGAATCCCGGTAATGCTCCCCCACACCGCACTGTTGATGCCAAGCGACGAGGTCGCGACATATTCCCAATTCCCGTTCGCATCGGAAAACAAGAGCTTGTTGGCGGTCGGAACGGTCGAGGTACCGGTGCCCCCGCGGTTGATAGCGAGCGTTCCGGTCGTATCGGAAAGCGCGATGCCAAGCGACGAGGTCGCAAGCGCGGCCGGAACGGCGCTTCCTCCCGTTTGGTTTGCGAGGACCGAGTTTGCCGCGATCGGCGCGAGGCCGATCTGCACGTTCGTGCCGCCGACTTGGTATCCGAGCGCGCCAGACGAGACGGCAAGACCGTTCGTGACGCCAAGCGTCGAAGTTGCCGCCGTCGCGAGCGTGCCGTTATTACCGTAGACGAGACCGGAGAGGGCGCCAAGGATGGGAGCATTGGTGAACGTCTGGACAGGGCCCCAGGTATTCGCGGTCGTTGTGCCAAATGCGAGCGTGATGTTGTTAACGGCCCGCACGAGCGGATATGCGAAGGTGAGAGGATTCTCGAAATCAACGCCCGGTACCGCCGCCGAAAGAGCTCCTGCGGTTGCCTTTAAGATTCCTGTAAGCGACGTCTTGATCGTACCGAGGTTCGCGAGCGTTGTGATGTTCGGGAGTGTCGTGGTCGCGGAGAGGCGATTATCAAACCGCGTATTCGTCCAGTACAAATTGTTCGTCCCCTCATCAAGTCCGTCGGTCGTCGTCGCGTACCAATCGGCGAGCGAGAGTTTCGCATCAAGGGCGCTTTGCAAGTCGGTCTGGTTCGAAAGCGTGCCAATGATGTTCCCCCATGAAGGATTGCCGCCCGCAGCGATCCCGAGCGACGAGGTCGCGACAAGATCGTACCCGCCCGCGCCGTCGCCAAGAAGGACCTGGCCGTATGCGGGCGCACTCGCGATACCCGTACCTCCGTTGTCTATATCGAGTATGCCGCTCAGCGTGAGCGTACCGCTTGAAGTGACCGGACCGCCGGCAAATGAGAATCCGGTCGTTCCACCGGAAGCGTCGACGGAAGTTACCGACCCCGAACCTCCCCCCGATTGCACGACGGTTGTACCGCCCCCGCGCGCCCCGCTTCGCACCGCGGAGTCGATGTTCTGGTACAGCAACGCTCGCAAACCGCCGATCGCGGCGTCCACATAGGCAATTGATGCGCCGCCTTCCGGAGCAATGTATTGATTCGTCACGTACGTGGGACCTGTCTGATGGATGACCAGGGGAACATCTACCGCCCCCGTGCTTGTCGCGCTTGTAACGACATTTCCGGATGACACATAGGCGACTTGAGGCAGAATAACGGTGGGCGGGGTCAGAATATAAGCGATTGTTTCCGCTGTCCGATCAAAGAGGCTGCGGATAGTCTCGTAGGTAAAAAGCGCAATGTATTCTGGCTCCGTAAGCGGCGCGCCAGCATACGCGGCCGCGGGGAGGGCCTGCTCGCTCCCGGAAGCTCCAAAGACCCGGGGAATGAAGGATTCGATACGCATCGAAGCTCCGGTATCAAAAGCGAGTGCGGTATTTTTTGCTCCGATCATCCGCTCGCCAATCGCGACTTCCTTTTTCGCTACATACGCAACTACGCGGGGAGACGCGTCGCTCCAAGCGTAGAGCGATCGCTCATAAGCGCCGAGAAGCGCGGGCAGCGCATTGCCGGTTCGCATGCCCAACATGTCTCCAAGCGCGTACACCGAACGGAAAATCGCGCGCGGTATTTCAAGTGCCGCGGTCAGAGATGCGGGAGTGGAAGTTCGATCCGAAACGGACAGGCGCGGAGAAAAGTTCCCTTTCGTTTCTTCCGCAAACGCTTCCGGCGGCGTCCACTCCAATGCAACGCTTGTCCACGGCGAATCTTGCGCTGGCACAATTTGCATCTGAGTCTCCCGTGCGGCGATCGTCGCGTTCGTAAGCGGAAGTAACGCTCCGTGTGCAAGGTCGTCGGTCGACTGCGCGATCGACTCTTTGAGCGCAACGCGCGTCGCGGACGTGCGGCTCTCCGTTTCAAGCGCATGCCTTGCGATCGAGGCGATGGTGGCGGCGCTCGCTGAGCGTACGACACCCGCGGATTCCGTTACCATCGCGAGAGAATGATCTGCAATCGATCCAAGAACATCGGCACGAGCAAGTGCCGCGCCGCCCGCCACTATCGCAACGGCAACCGCGAGGGAAACGGCATGGCCTGAAAATGCATATGAAAAGTATGGAGCTGGTACTGCCCGTGGCGCTTTTGACGCTGCTTCGGAGCTTGCGGGTACCGCGTCGGGTGTTGTCGGCGAAGCCGGCTTTTTTACAAACTCCGCATACTCCTTTCCGCGCGACTCAGCCAACGCGCGAGCGCGGGCCGCATTGCGGTCGGCTTGGATTTTTATAAAACGTTCAAGCGATGAACGCTCAACGAGCCACGTGCGCCCAACTCGCACTCCATCGATAGACTTTCCTTTGCAGAGTCTCGCAATATAGTCAGGACTATATCCGGATAAATCAGCGGCGACTTTCGTCGATATCAAGTTTTCTTTAAGGAGGTAAGGATCCATGTCGGATAACCGAATTAACTACAGTTTATATGGACTTTCCGGAATAAACTCCAAATTGTATGTGGATAAGGAAAATAAGGTTTTCTGAATTACCGTATCCGCAATCACTAACAAAATGGTCGGGGCAAGTTGACGATAAATTGAGCACGCGAAGCATGGTTGGTATGAAAATTGTACCGACTTCTGCAACGAAAATTGCGTATTTTAGAGGCCGAAAAAAATATAACCTTCGCCTACAGCGTAGTTTTGTAAGTTTTCTGCAATTAAATCACCTTAAACAACCGCATCAAACCAGTAATGCAACCTCGCTTATACGAGATATAATACCCTTTATTTGTTAGTCTTTTCGTACTGCTCTGCTCCGTTTAGAAACTGTATGAGGTTCGCCTGTAAGCCATCGTTAGCTGCTATAAAATCGAGTTTGCCTGTACCGATTATCGCTATCAGTACCGCAATACCGGCTGCGGTTAGCATGAGCGAGCTCAGTACATAATGCCCTTTCTTAACCTCCTTACGCTTTGCTGGAGCAAGCTCGTGTCGTGTTTCCGAAACAATGTATGTGTCCACGGGCTCAAAATCGTTTCCTGAGGAGATTTGCTCTTCGTTCCGAGAGATATGTAAGGTTATCGATGTAGCCTCTTCTATAGGCTCTGGCGCGGCTACAGGCCCTTCTTCAAAGGTTTCCGGTTCTGAAATAGGGACGTTTTGCGATTCCTGCGGCCCGACTCGATTAATAAACCAGTCTTGCCAGGCTGACTGTATGTCCTGAAGCGCGCTTTGAGTCTCTGCTGCGGGAATTTCACGTACTTCTGTCTGCTCTGATTCTTCTGAAGAGAGGAGGTTTACGCCGGGACTTTCGGTTGGAACTTCAAAAATACTCGGTACTTCCTCACTACTATAGCGAGGTGAGCCCCAAGCGGGACTTGCAGCTTTTTCCAAACCGCTTTGTTCCTCCTTAGGTCCTTGTGCACCACTTGAAACCTCTGCCTGCTTCCCAAAACGATGCTCGCGAATGGCGGATTCAAGAACGTACCAGCTGCGTCCAACAAGCGTTGCCGTCACCCTCCCTTCACGGGCAAGTTGACCGACATAATCCTTGGCATATCCCGTAATTTCCGACGCTCGCTTAGACGAGATAAACGTCTGATTTCCTATAAGTAACTCATTCATGCACTTAGTATATAGGTATCTCGTCCCGTATAGAAGAGGTTGTACACAAGCACCGAAAAAGCTGAAAATCCATCCGAATTTAGAGTCTTTACCTCGCAAGTTCCGTCGCGAGAAGGTCGCGCAGCTTCCCCGGATTCCCGGCACCTTTGGTCGCTTTCATGGCAGCACCCACAAGAAACTGGAGTGAGGCCTCCTTCCCTGCACGGTACTGCGCCACCACCTCCGGGTTCGCCCCAATGACTCCGCGGACCGCTTCGGCAAGTACGTTTTCATCATGAACCTGAATAAGGCCTTTTTCCGTCGCTATCGCCATGGGCTCACCGCCCGAGACGTACATCTCCATGAGTACGTCCTTTGCCCCCCGGGAAGAGACATCTCCGGCCTTTATCATCCGCATAAGGGCAAGGAAAGAGGTGGTGGAAAGATTTTCCTGACTCCCGCGCGCATCGGCATCCTTAAGCAACCCGACGATATCAGACGCGATGTAGTTTCCGGCAAGCCGCATGAGGTCGGCGTCACTGCCCGTAAGTTCCGCCACGCCCTCGAACATTGCGCGCAGGAACTTGTTTTCTTCCTGCAAAAACATCTCGACTGTCTCCGGCTTGAGGCCAAGCGATACATAGCGTTCGCGGCGAATCCACGGCAGTTCCGGAAGCGACGCGGCAAGCGCGTCGTATGAGAACTCTGGAACTTCGGACAGAACGAGCTTTGGAAGATCGGGCTCCGGAAAATACCGATAGTCGGCGCTTCCCTCCTTAAAGCGCTGGTGAAAAGTCTCCTGCTTCGTCTCGTCCCAGCCACGCGTCTCCTGTACTACCTTCCCTCCCGAGTCGATAAGTTTGGACTGACGGTCGAGCTCGTACGCGATCGCGCGCTCGACCGAACGGAACGAGTTTAGATTTTTCACTTCAACTTTCGTGCCGAAGGCATCGGAATCCGATACCGAGATATTCGCCTCGATACGCATCTCACCTTGCTCGAGATTCGCATCAGAGGCTCCGAGCGTCCGCAACAGAAGCTGCAGCTCGCGCGCGAATGCCCCGGCTGTTTCGGCATCATGTATCACTGGCTCGGTGACGAGCTCCATGAGCGGAACGCCCGCTCGATTAAAATCGACAAGACTTTTATCGCCGCCGTGCGTCGAGCGCGCAGTATCCTCTTCAAGATGCACGCGTGTGATCGCAACGCCGTTGAGGCTTCCGCCCGAAACGAGCGGATGCTCGTACTGGCTTATCTGATATCCCTTCGGAATGTCCGGATAGAAATAACTCTTGCGGTCGAACTCGCTGAAGTCGGCAAGCGTTGCGCCAAGCGCGGTCCCCACGCGAAGCACGTGCCGTACAGCCTCCTTGTTGATGGTCGGAAGCGTTCCCGGATGCGCGAGACAGATAGGACAGATATTCACGTTCGGCCGTACTTCCCGGGAATCGTTCTTCGAATCACAAAACATCTTGGTCCGAGTTTTGAGCTCGGCATGGACCTCAAGGCCGATGGTCGGGCGGTACTTCATTAACCCCAATCTAGCACTACTCTCTTGAGCGCAGAAGCATGGAAAGGCGGTCGGAGAAAGCTTTAAGAAGCGTGTCGTCGGCTATGGAAAGAGGAAGAACTTCAGCTCCGCTGGCCTCCCTGAGAGCCTTTACGCGCACCTCGATCTCCCCTTTCGAATCAATCAGGTCGGTTTTTGAGAGTACGACGAATTCCCTTTTCCCCTCGAGCTCGCGTCCGAAGCCTTTGAGCTCGTCCCGCACCACCCTATAGGCCGCAACCACGTCATCTTGCTCAGCCGAGACAAGATGTACAAGAAATCCGGTGCGCTCGATATGTTTTAGGAATTTGGTACCGAGACCTCGGCCAGACGAGGCTCCTTCGATAAGGCCCGGGACGTCGGCAAGAATGAAGCCATAGAAGTCACCAAGGTTCGGCTCAAGGGTGGTGAAGGCATAGGCGCCGACTTTGGACTTTGAGCTGGTAAGTGCGTTGAGGAGCGAGGACTTCCCTGCGTTCGGGAAGCCTATGAGACCCGCGTCCGCGATAAGTTTGAGGGTCAGTTCGATATCCCCAGCCTCTCCCGGTTTCCCCGGCGTTGCCCGGTCAGGATTCCTATTCTCGCCGCTTTTAAAGTGAGGGTTGCCAAAGCCTCCGGCACCCCCGCGAAGGATTACGATTCTCTGTCCTTCCTCGAGAATTTCGTACTCTTCCTTTGTCGTGCGATTTTTCGCGACGGTACCCACCGGCACCCTGAGTATCGCCGGCTCCCCGTCCGCACCGTGTTTGTCGTTATTACCGCCCGCCTCCCCGTCACCCGCACGGACTTTTTTCGTGAATCGATAGGTTGCGAGCTGTGCGAGGTCGCGTACGCCTTCAAGTATCACGTCACCCCCCTTCCCGCCGTCTCCTCCGGACGGCCCCCCCTTGTCTTTCCCAAACGCATGGAGCCACCGGACGACTCCGTCGCCTCCCCTCCCCGCTTTCGCCTGCACCCGAACCTCGTCTACGAATGCCATATGGATTCACCCTAACACACTCTTTTCACCCACGCTCGTATCATGGTATAATGTATCTATGCAAACGATTGACTCAATAAAAAAGAAGGCGGCGGCGGTGCTGCCTGATTATGGTGTAACGGAGGCATACTTATTCGGTTCCCTCGCGCGAGGTGACGGACGTGAAGATAGCGACGTCGATATTCTCGTACGATTCGATGGTGTACGCGGACTTTTCGCATTTGTTGCGGCTAAACTCGCGATGGAGGAAGCGCTTGGAGGCTGCTCCGTCGATCTGGTGCAGATAGACGCGCTTCGTCCGGAGTTCCGGGCCGATATAGAGCGCGAGAAGATACGGCTGTTCTAAACCTATGGGAAAGGATGTCCGGGTTTATTTGCACGACATACTCGAATACAGCGACCGTATTATCGCAAGCATCGGGCAGGTAACGTTTGATGAGTTCCGAAACAGCCTCGATCTTCAGGACGCTACGATGCGGCGATTCGAAGTTGTCGGCGAAGCTGTAAAACGCGTACCGGAAGCGGTGCGCGTCCGATATCCAGATATCGAATGGGCACAAGCGACCGGATTCCGTGATGTGCTTGCCCATGACTATACTGAAATCGTCATCGACGATCTATTTTTCACCGCGAAAAACGACCTCCCTGTATTTCGCGAGCAGATTCGGCAGGTACTCGAGGAGCTGAAGGCTAAAGATTAGCGGATTCAATTTACTCAATACGGACGAGCCACGCCGCATCATCAAGACGCGACCATTCGTCCGCAATGACAAGGCCTTCTTTTTTGCCTTTTATATATCCTTCTTTGAGGCGCTTGTACAATTCCGCGCGGGGCATAAAGGTGAATATCGCTCTCACTATTCAGTACTCATTACCCATCCCTCCTTAAGAAGAGATTCTGCTTTCTTATACTTCATCGTCTGCGTCTCATCTCCCTTTCTGATAGTTACCATGTCGTTCCTGCCCGGAGTCGAACCCTTCACGATCGTGGCCGGTGCGCTTGTGCCGTTTCCCGCGGATTCGCTCCCGCCCGCGGCCATAAGCTGCGCGCGAACTCTCTCCTCTTCGGCGCGGATGCGCGCGGCCTCGGCCGGGATGATGCGCGGAAGCGCCTGCCGCACGGCCTCGGCGATGCTCGCCTCCATGTGCCGGAATCGCGCAAGCCCTTCCTTCCTGTATTCGATGAGCGGGTCTCTCTGGCCATAGGCACGAAGGGATACGGAACGGCGGAGGTATTCCATGGTCTCCAGCTGCTCGAGCCAGAAGGCATCGGTGACCTGGAGGACAAGCCTGCGAAGAAGCTGCACGAAATCCTCCTGACCGTACTCGGCGCGCTTCGCTTCGTACGCTGCCTGCGCCGCTTCGTCGCCCATGATGAGTTCGAGTACGAGCGCTTCGATGTCCTCGGCGCTTCCCGTGAGTGCGGCACGGCGGCGGGCATAGACCGCGAGGCGCTGGGTGTTCATCACGTCGTCGTACGCGAGCACCTGCTTGCGGGAATCGAAGTTGAAACCTTCGATGCGCTTCTGCGCGGTCTCAAGCGTCGAGGTGATCATGGAGCTCTCGATCGGCTCGTCCTCGGGAATGCCGAACGTGCCCATGACTCTCTTTATGGTATCCGCCGCAAAGACCCGCATGAGCTTGTCTTCAAGCGATACGAAGAATCTCGTCTCGCCCGCGTCTCCCTGGCGTCCGGCACGACCCCGAAGCTGGTTGTCGATGCGGCGCGCCTCATGCCGCTCGGTGCCGATGACCGCGAGGCCGCCAAGCGCGACGACCTCCTCGCGCTCCTCGGGAAGCGCCGGAACGCCCCCGAGCTTGATGTCGACGCCGCGTCCGGCCATGTTGGTCGCGACGGTCACCTTCCCCTTCCGGCCCGCCTGCGCGATGATCTCTCCTTCGCGTTCGTGGTTCTTCGCATTCAGCATCTCGTGCGGGACTCCCGCGTTCGTAAGATAGGCGCTCACGATCTCGTTATCCTCGATCGAGACGGTGCCGACGAGGACCGGCTGGCCCTTCCCGTGGAGTTCCTTGATGTATTTCGCGACCGCCGCGTACTTCCCCGCCGCGGTCTGGTAGATGAGGTCGTTGTGGTCGGCGCGCTTCGTAGGCCTGTTGGTCGGAATCACGACCACCTCGAGCCCGTACACGGTATAAAACTCCTCTTCGGACGAGAGCGCGGTGCCGGTCATGCCCGCAAGCGCGTCATACATGCGGAAATAGTTCTGGAAGGTCACGCTCGCGTACGTGCGCGTCTCCCGCTGCACCGCGACGCCTTCCTTGGCTTCGACCGCCTGATGAAGCCCTTCGGACCAGCGCCGGCCCGGCTGAAGGCGCCCGGTGAATTCGTCGACGATCACGACCTCCCCGTCCTTGACCACATACTCCTTATCATTATGAAAGAGCGCCTTGGCGCGCACGGCCGTCTCAAGATGGTGCGCGTATTTCATGCCGCCTTCGGTATACAGATTTTCGAGACCGAGCACCTTCTCGGCCTTCCCGATGCCTTCTTCGGTGATCTGGATCGCCCGCTGCTTCTCGTCGATGGTATAGTCCTCACCTTCCTTGAACCCTTCGACGATCTTCGCGAAGCGCACGTAGAGGTCTCCCGATTCCGCGGCCGGACCCGAGATGATGAGCGGGGTACGCGCCTCGTCGATAAGGATAGAGTCGACCTCGTCGACGATGGCGTAGTGGTGCCCGCGCTGGGAAATCTGGGAAGCGTCGTAGGCGGTGTTGTCGCGCAGATAATCGAAGCCCAGCTCGTTATTGGTCGCGTAGGTGACATCCGCCGCGTACGCCTCCTTCTTGGTCGCGGGTCGGAGATAGTCGTAGAACACCCGGAAGGAGCCAAGTTCGTCGCGCGCCTTGTCTTCCTCCTTCTCGACGTGCGATTCGTCGTAGAGATAGCTCCCGCCTGAGGTGACGACGCCCACCGTTATGCCGAGATAGGCGTATACCTGCCCCATCCAAGTCGCGTCGCGCCTGGCGAGGAAATCGTTCACCGTGACGATATGCACGCCCTTGCCTGCAAGCGCCCGAAGCACCGCCGGAAGCGTCGCGACCAGGGTCTTGCCTTCTCCGGTGCGCATTTCGGCGATCTTGCCGCGCGCAAGCGCGAGACCGCCGATAAGCTGCACGTCGAAATGCCGTTCGTTTCGCGTCCTGCGGGCCGCTTCCCGCACGATGGCGAAGACTTCCGCGATAGCCTCGTCCGAGGGCTTTCCGTCCGCAACGCGCGTCCGAAGACCCTCAAGCCGGGCCGCAAGCGCTTCCCGAGGAAGCTCCAGAAGCTCGGATTCGAGCGCATTTGCCCGCGCAACCACGGGCGCGGCTTCCTTCAGGAATCCTGCGGACTGGTTGCGGGAGAAGAGCCGGTTGAGGATATTGGCCATGAATCGACACTATAACGCGAAAAGCCTCCTTGTGGGAGGCTTTTCGCTCTAGATCGGTTCCGCCCGAAGGGCGTTGCCAAACTATTTGCGGCGCTTTGCGGCCTTGCGCTTTGCAGGCTTCTTTGCCTTCGACTTCTTCGAAGTCTTCTTGGCTGCCTTCTTCATTTTCTTTGCCATGGTGTTTCGTAAATTAATTTCTTGCTCATCGACCCATCCACGCGAGAAATAATTCACGCATGAATGTTTCTAATGAACAGTATCGCGCGTAATAACTTTTTGTGTGAGCGAAAAAACAAAAGTGTGGATAACTTTTTATCCGAACGCGCGCACTTCGCGCACGACAACGATGCCGGTAGCGTCAAAAACTTTTTTCGCGATCATATCGGCGAACGCTTCCACATCCGCCGCGGTCGCGCCGTCCTCGGCGACGAGCACGAGCGCTTGCTTCTCGAAAAGGCGCACGCGCTTCTCCCGGAAACCCCGGAGTCCGAGTACGTGATCCAGAAGCCACGCAAGCGGCACCTTAAGATCGCTGGTTTCCGGCATGGAGAACAGCGGCATTTCCGGGTAGCGCGCCTGAAGCGCACGGGCATGTGTTTCGGGAAGGATCGGGTTCTCGAAAAACGACCCCGCAGTACCTTCCTTCGAGAGGTCGGGGAACTTATCGGCACGAATGGACAGGATGGCCGTCCGGATATCGGCGAGCGTCGGGGCCGGATTCTCCCCGAGCACCCGCGCGACATCTTTATAGGAGCGGTTCGGATCCCGGTACGAGAAATTCGGCGCCGGAACGCTCGAAAGCGTGAACGTCGCGCGCATGATGACGTGTTTCCTTCCCTCGTGCTTAAAGAAACTGTCGCGGTATCCGAACCGGCATTCATCGCGGGTGTATATTCGGGACGCAAGGAGCGCAGTATCGAACGCTTCCGCGCGTACAAGCGTCCCGGAGAGCGCGGCCCCGTACGCGCCTATATTTTGTACGACGGCGCCGCCGACGGTACCCGGAATCCCGGAAAGATTCTCAAGACCCCACAGGCAGCGCAGGACGCATATGCGTACGAGTTCGTCCCACAGGATTCCCGCTCCGGCCGTGACTTCGACGCTGCCGCTTCGAAGCTCAGAAAACGTGACGCCCGGAATCCGCGGACGAAGGACGACGCCTGGGTATCCCGCATCGCGCGCAAGCACGTTCGATCCTCCGCCTAGTATGAAAACGGGAAGGCCGAGCTTGCGGGCTTCAAGAACCGCTGTTTCGATATCTTCTCCGGTATCGCAGTCGATGACGAAGCGCGCGTCACCGCCGATCCTGAGGGTGGTGAGATTCCGAAGCGAGACGTTCTCCCGGATCGTCATTGGCCCTGGGCCGCCATCGCGTCGATCTGCAGGAGAAGATCCCGGCCCTGGGCCGCGGCCTCGGGATGCGCCGCGATGCCTTCCTGGACCGCCTTGCGCGCGCTTGAAAGGTCGCGCGCGTTCACGTATCCGGCCGCGAGGCGGAACCAGGCGTTCGCCGCCCCGTTCTGATCGATCACGTTCTGCGCCAGGCTTCGTATAAGGCGCGGCCAGTCCTGAAAACGATAGTACGCGAGAATGAGTTTCTCGTTCGCCACGCTTGTCGTCCCGAATGCGTCCTGGAGAATGGCATCCGCTGCGACGCTGTCGCCGGTGATGACGCTTCCGACCGCCGCATAGACGGCAAGATCGCTGAAGGAAGGATCGAGCGCATAGGCTTTCTCATACGCTTCCTTCGCACCGGCCATATCTCCCGCTTCCCAGAGGGTATTTCCTTCTTCTATATATATGCCCTGCTTCCTCGGCGACAGCGCCTCGGCGGCTTCATCTTGTTTGAGTGCGTTCTGGCTGTCCCCGGCGACCCGATAGGCGAGGGCGTATTCGAGGCGCAGGCGCGGATCAAGCGGCAGACGTTCGACGAGCTCTCCCATCTTGGCGATCGCGAAAGAGGCAATCGCGGCTTTATCCTCCTGACCCGTGCTTTCGCTGCTTATGGCGCTCACTGAAAACGACACGAGCTGTTCGTTTATCTCCTGGGAAGCGAACGCCGGGTGCGTGAGCAAATCCCTGAACGAGGCAAGCTGCCCCGCAGGCCCTTGCGCCGAAGGCGTGATGGCTTCGATAAGCTGGCTCCCCGCCCGGATACCGGGCACGTTCACGAACCAGAGAACGGCGAGGAGCAGCACCGCGGCCACCGGGAGAACCATGGTCGACGCCGACTCGTCGGCGACCTCCGGCAGGCGTTCAAGGTACGGAACGGGGCGGGCGCTCTTCCCGTGGA
It encodes:
- the gatB gene encoding Asp-tRNA(Asn)/Glu-tRNA(Gln) amidotransferase subunit GatB; this translates as MKYRPTIGLEVHAELKTRTKMFCDSKNDSREVRPNVNICPICLAHPGTLPTINKEAVRHVLRVGTALGATLADFSEFDRKSYFYPDIPKGYQISQYEHPLVSGGSLNGVAITRVHLEEDTARSTHGGDKSLVDFNRAGVPLMELVTEPVIHDAETAGAFARELQLLLRTLGASDANLEQGEMRIEANISVSDSDAFGTKVEVKNLNSFRSVERAIAYELDRQSKLIDSGGKVVQETRGWDETKQETFHQRFKEGSADYRYFPEPDLPKLVLSEVPEFSYDALAASLPELPWIRRERYVSLGLKPETVEMFLQEENKFLRAMFEGVAELTGSDADLMRLAGNYIASDIVGLLKDADARGSQENLSTTSFLALMRMIKAGDVSSRGAKDVLMEMYVSGGEPMAIATEKGLIQVHDENVLAEAVRGVIGANPEVVAQYRAGKEASLQFLVGAAMKATKGAGNPGKLRDLLATELAR
- the obgE gene encoding GTPase ObgE, coding for MAFVDEVRVQAKAGRGGDGVVRWLHAFGKDKGGPSGGDGGKGGDVILEGVRDLAQLATYRFTKKVRAGDGEAGGNNDKHGADGEPAILRVPVGTVAKNRTTKEEYEILEEGQRIVILRGGAGGFGNPHFKSGENRNPDRATPGKPGEAGDIELTLKLIADAGLIGFPNAGKSSLLNALTSSKSKVGAYAFTTLEPNLGDFYGFILADVPGLIEGASSGRGLGTKFLKHIERTGFLVHLVSAEQDDVVAAYRVVRDELKGFGRELEGKREFVVLSKTDLIDSKGEIEVRVKALREASGAEVLPLSIADDTLLKAFSDRLSMLLRSRE
- a CDS encoding nucleotidyltransferase family protein — protein: MQTIDSIKKKAAAVLPDYGVTEAYLFGSLARGDGREDSDVDILVRFDGVRGLFAFVAAKLAMEEALGGCSVDLVQIDALRPEFRADIEREKIRLF
- a CDS encoding DUF86 domain-containing protein, encoding MGKDVRVYLHDILEYSDRIIASIGQVTFDEFRNSLDLQDATMRRFEVVGEAVKRVPEAVRVRYPDIEWAQATGFRDVLAHDYTEIVIDDLFFTAKNDLPVFREQIRQVLEELKAKD
- the secA gene encoding preprotein translocase subunit SecA, with the translated sequence MANILNRLFSRNQSAGFLKEAAPVVARANALESELLELPREALAARLEGLRTRVADGKPSDEAIAEVFAIVREAARRTRNERHFDVQLIGGLALARGKIAEMRTGEGKTLVATLPAVLRALAGKGVHIVTVNDFLARRDATWMGQVYAYLGITVGVVTSGGSYLYDESHVEKEEDKARDELGSFRVFYDYLRPATKKEAYAADVTYATNNELGFDYLRDNTAYDASQISQRGHHYAIVDEVDSILIDEARTPLIISGPAAESGDLYVRFAKIVEGFKEGEDYTIDEKQRAIQITEEGIGKAEKVLGLENLYTEGGMKYAHHLETAVRAKALFHNDKEYVVKDGEVVIVDEFTGRLQPGRRWSEGLHQAVEAKEGVAVQRETRTYASVTFQNYFRMYDALAGMTGTALSSEEEFYTVYGLEVVVIPTNRPTKRADHNDLIYQTAAGKYAAVAKYIKELHGKGQPVLVGTVSIEDNEIVSAYLTNAGVPHEMLNAKNHEREGEIIAQAGRKGKVTVATNMAGRGVDIKLGGVPALPEEREEVVALGGLAVIGTERHEARRIDNQLRGRAGRQGDAGETRFFVSLEDKLMRVFAADTIKRVMGTFGIPEDEPIESSMITSTLETAQKRIEGFNFDSRKQVLAYDDVMNTQRLAVYARRRAALTGSAEDIEALVLELIMGDEAAQAAYEAKRAEYGQEDFVQLLRRLVLQVTDAFWLEQLETMEYLRRSVSLRAYGQRDPLIEYRKEGLARFRHMEASIAEAVRQALPRIIPAEAARIRAEEERVRAQLMAAGGSESAGNGTSAPATIVKGSTPGRNDMVTIRKGDETQTMKYKKAESLLKEGWVMSTE
- the murB gene encoding UDP-N-acetylmuramate dehydrogenase — protein: MTIRENVSLRNLTTLRIGGDARFVIDCDTGEDIETAVLEARKLGLPVFILGGGSNVLARDAGYPGVVLRPRIPGVTFSELRSGSVEVTAGAGILWDELVRICVLRCLWGLENLSGIPGTVGGAVVQNIGAYGAALSGTLVRAEAFDTALLASRIYTRDECRFGYRDSFFKHEGRKHVIMRATFTLSSVPAPNFSYRDPNRSYKDVARVLGENPAPTLADIRTAILSIRADKFPDLSKEGTAGSFFENPILPETHARALQARYPEMPLFSMPETSDLKVPLAWLLDHVLGLRGFREKRVRLFEKQALVLVAEDGATAADVEAFADMIAKKVFDATGIVVVREVRAFG